The following proteins come from a genomic window of Candidatus Eremiobacteraceae bacterium:
- a CDS encoding pyridoxal-phosphate dependent enzyme, which translates to MFRPPSPETARAAAARIAPYVRRTPVFSADGTTYKLEFLQVTGSFKPRGAFNAALQLDAGARERGLVAVSGGNHGMAVAHVGRVLRISTTIVMPETTPPWVVQRAKLDGAEVVLFETIALAFADMERRVAAGQTPLHPFDDEHVMAGQGTVGLELVEDIADLETVVISIGGGGLLAGVASVVKALRPSVRIYGVETAGADAMRKALDAGHPVALPAITSIARTLGAPIVSESTLAAVRDLVDDVVVVSDAEAVRSLLQLQADMKVTVEPASSCCHAALRLGLIPRASRGTTAVVLCGANVGLEEIEQWRRRLEV; encoded by the coding sequence TTGTTCAGGCCCCCTTCGCCGGAAACGGCCCGTGCGGCGGCTGCGCGCATCGCGCCGTACGTCCGGCGCACGCCCGTCTTCTCCGCCGACGGGACCACGTATAAGCTGGAGTTCTTGCAGGTCACGGGCTCGTTCAAGCCGCGCGGAGCGTTCAACGCTGCCTTGCAGTTGGATGCCGGCGCGCGAGAACGCGGCCTGGTCGCCGTGAGCGGCGGCAATCATGGCATGGCGGTGGCGCACGTCGGGCGTGTGTTGCGGATCAGTACGACGATCGTGATGCCGGAGACGACGCCGCCATGGGTCGTCCAGCGCGCGAAACTCGACGGTGCCGAAGTGGTGTTGTTCGAAACGATTGCGCTCGCGTTCGCGGACATGGAACGCCGGGTCGCAGCCGGGCAGACGCCGCTCCACCCGTTCGACGACGAGCACGTGATGGCCGGACAGGGCACGGTCGGTCTCGAGCTTGTGGAAGATATCGCCGATCTGGAGACCGTCGTGATCTCGATCGGCGGCGGCGGGCTGCTCGCGGGCGTCGCCTCAGTCGTGAAAGCGCTGCGCCCATCGGTGCGGATCTACGGCGTCGAGACGGCCGGCGCCGACGCGATGCGCAAAGCGCTGGACGCCGGCCATCCGGTGGCGCTGCCGGCTATCACCTCGATCGCGCGCACGCTCGGCGCCCCGATCGTCTCCGAATCCACCTTGGCCGCGGTCAGAGATCTGGTGGATGATGTCGTGGTCGTATCCGATGCCGAGGCGGTGCGCTCGTTGCTGCAACTGCAAGCGGACATGAAGGTGACCGTCGAGCCGGCGTCCTCGTGCTGCCATGCAGCCCTGCGTTTGGGCTTGATCCCGCGCGCATCGCGCGGCACGACCGCCGTCGTCCTGTGCGGCGCGAACGTCGGCCTGGAGGAGATCGAGCAATGGCGGCGCAGGCTCGAGGTCTGA
- a CDS encoding polyphosphate kinase 2 family protein: MDTRSLVWTPGKRSRLRDVDPADTNGYAGKHEARDKLRADIKKLSKLQDVLSAGAEHGILIIFQGMDSAGKDSAVKHVMSGVNPQGIDVHSFRQPTEEERRHDYLWRCARVLPERGRMGIFNRSYFEEVLIVRVHPELLGPRLAAGASSAFWKRRYRDINGFERYLVDNRIHVLKFFLYISKEEQAKRLLARLERPDKYWKFSAADLQQRKYWPAYMKAYEDMLNATSTPWAPWNVIPADHKWFAHVAIADIIVRELRSLKLAYPSLPSGLRKALRAAKRKLEKG, encoded by the coding sequence ATGGATACGAGATCGTTGGTCTGGACTCCGGGCAAAAGATCGCGCCTCCGCGACGTCGATCCCGCCGATACCAACGGCTACGCCGGCAAACACGAGGCCAGGGACAAACTTCGCGCGGACATCAAGAAGCTCTCGAAGCTGCAAGACGTGCTGAGCGCGGGCGCAGAGCACGGCATCCTCATCATCTTCCAGGGCATGGACTCGGCCGGCAAGGACAGCGCGGTCAAACACGTCATGTCGGGGGTGAACCCGCAGGGCATCGACGTGCACAGTTTCCGCCAGCCGACGGAGGAAGAACGGCGCCACGACTACCTCTGGCGCTGTGCGCGCGTGCTGCCCGAGCGAGGCCGCATGGGCATTTTCAACCGCTCGTACTTCGAGGAAGTGCTGATCGTGCGCGTCCATCCTGAGCTGCTCGGCCCGCGGCTTGCGGCAGGCGCGAGCTCCGCGTTTTGGAAGCGCCGCTACCGCGACATCAACGGCTTCGAGCGGTATCTCGTCGACAACCGCATCCATGTGCTCAAGTTCTTCCTTTATATATCGAAAGAGGAGCAGGCCAAACGGCTGCTGGCACGACTCGAGCGGCCGGACAAGTATTGGAAATTCTCCGCGGCGGATCTGCAGCAGCGCAAGTACTGGCCCGCGTATATGAAGGCCTATGAGGACATGCTCAACGCCACGAGCACGCCCTGGGCGCCGTGGAACGTGATTCCCGCCGACCACAAGTGGTTCGCCCACGTGGCGATCGCCGACATCATCGTGCGCGAGCTGCGCTCACTCAAGCTGGCGTACCCCTCGCTGCCGTCCGGGTTGCGCAAAGCACTGCGCGCCGCCAAGCGGAAGCTGGAGAAGGGATGA
- a CDS encoding Na+/H+ antiporter, which yields MFALLAIGALIVVLVTLSNRIGVAYPIVLLLAGVAVGYIPGFPTIALPPELVLVIFLPPLLYWESVTAPASEFRNSAWWIFQLAFGLVIVTTAGVAVVTHALVPSIGWAAAFVLGAIVSSTDEVAFAPIVDRLPLPRHVVATIEGESLVNDATSLVLYAVAVTAVVSGTFSLAHTLGALAASIVGGIALGVAAGAVAVLAWRFTQDASLQAIISISVPYLAYLPAHYIGASGVLAVVVTGLFVNRYTPRVLTPAARERATGFWVTVVFVTNAVIFVLVGMQFHAVSESLGAYPTGALLWYGVAISLTVIVLRLAWVFAQALLPVTNEPEHVEGKADWSHVAVLSWAGMRGGITIAAALAIPFTAAAGPFPGRNLIIFLTFCVLLATLVGQGGTMPALIRWLHVTGDDVADEEERLALSATAAAALRELDKLAALGDAPEGVLDLFRRRYKSRAWEFGALAGDANKAARTNEAYRKTAYELIDAQRDELIRLRDDGKIDNTVLRRIQRLLDLESEEIQLLGSAAGHSDIEAAEEQ from the coding sequence TTGTTCGCGCTGCTCGCGATCGGTGCGTTGATCGTGGTGCTGGTCACGTTGAGCAATCGCATCGGCGTGGCCTACCCGATCGTGCTGCTGCTCGCGGGCGTGGCGGTCGGGTACATCCCCGGCTTTCCGACGATTGCGCTGCCGCCCGAACTCGTGCTCGTCATCTTCCTGCCGCCGCTGCTGTATTGGGAGAGCGTCACTGCGCCGGCCAGCGAGTTCCGCAATAGCGCCTGGTGGATCTTCCAGCTCGCGTTCGGGCTCGTGATCGTCACGACGGCCGGCGTCGCCGTGGTCACGCACGCGCTCGTGCCGTCGATCGGCTGGGCGGCCGCGTTCGTGCTGGGCGCGATCGTATCGTCGACCGACGAAGTGGCGTTCGCGCCGATCGTCGACCGTCTGCCGCTGCCGCGCCACGTCGTCGCGACGATCGAAGGTGAGAGCCTCGTCAACGACGCGACCTCGCTCGTGCTGTACGCCGTGGCTGTGACCGCCGTGGTCAGCGGCACGTTCTCGCTGGCGCACACGCTCGGCGCGCTAGCAGCATCGATCGTCGGCGGAATCGCGCTCGGCGTCGCTGCAGGCGCCGTCGCGGTGCTGGCCTGGCGCTTCACGCAAGACGCGTCGCTTCAGGCGATCATCTCGATCTCCGTGCCGTACCTCGCCTATCTGCCGGCGCACTACATCGGCGCGTCCGGCGTTCTGGCGGTGGTCGTGACCGGCTTATTCGTCAATCGGTACACTCCGCGCGTGCTCACGCCGGCCGCGCGCGAACGCGCTACCGGTTTTTGGGTAACCGTGGTCTTCGTCACCAACGCCGTGATCTTCGTGTTGGTCGGCATGCAGTTCCACGCGGTGTCGGAGAGCCTGGGCGCCTATCCGACGGGCGCGCTCCTCTGGTATGGCGTCGCCATCTCGCTGACGGTGATCGTGCTGCGCCTCGCGTGGGTGTTCGCGCAAGCGCTGCTGCCGGTGACCAACGAACCAGAACATGTGGAAGGCAAGGCCGATTGGTCGCATGTCGCGGTGCTGTCCTGGGCCGGCATGCGCGGCGGCATCACGATCGCGGCGGCGCTTGCGATTCCATTCACGGCAGCTGCGGGCCCGTTCCCCGGCCGCAATCTGATCATCTTCTTGACGTTTTGCGTGCTGCTGGCGACACTGGTCGGCCAAGGCGGCACCATGCCGGCGCTGATACGCTGGCTGCACGTCACCGGCGACGACGTCGCAGACGAGGAGGAGCGCCTGGCGTTGTCGGCTACCGCGGCTGCGGCGCTGCGAGAGCTCGACAAGCTCGCCGCCCTCGGGGACGCGCCCGAAGGGGTGCTCGATCTATTCCGCCGCCGTTACAAATCGCGCGCATGGGAGTTCGGTGCCCTGGCGGGCGACGCGAACAAAGCGGCGCGGACCAATGAGGCCTATCGCAAGACCGCCTACGAGCTGATCGACGCCCAGCGCGACGAGCTCATCAGGCTGCGGGATGACGGAAAGATCGACAACACGGTCTTGCGCCGCATCCAACGGCTCTTGGACCTCGAGTCCGAAGAGATCCAACTGCTGGGCAGCGCCGCCGGGCACAGCGATATCGAGGCGGCAGAAGAGCAATGA
- a CDS encoding TMEM175 family protein, which translates to MSTPFTLSKGRFEAFSDGVFAIAITLLVLEFHLPNFNSPPSSWEQLQTLVGIWPQYVVYVASFLTIGIMWLNHHAQFRFVEKITHGIVIANLVLLLFISFLPFPTEVLAKFGLTNVAVTYYGLVLCAIAVAYNLLHWQIVASDSSIPRTPLAWSVVGLTAYPVATAIAYFSPFAGVALFTLLAIFYMLPSNVSSAAFRPE; encoded by the coding sequence ATGAGCACACCGTTCACCCTGAGCAAAGGCCGCTTCGAGGCGTTTTCGGACGGCGTGTTCGCCATCGCGATCACGTTGCTCGTGCTCGAGTTCCATCTGCCGAATTTCAACTCGCCCCCCTCGAGCTGGGAGCAGCTCCAGACGCTGGTGGGCATCTGGCCGCAGTACGTCGTCTATGTCGCCAGCTTCCTGACGATCGGCATCATGTGGCTGAATCACCACGCGCAGTTCCGGTTTGTTGAGAAGATCACGCACGGGATCGTGATCGCGAATCTCGTGCTGTTGCTCTTCATCTCGTTCTTGCCGTTCCCGACGGAAGTGCTCGCCAAGTTCGGCCTGACCAACGTCGCCGTGACGTATTACGGCCTGGTCCTGTGCGCGATCGCGGTGGCATATAACCTGCTGCACTGGCAGATCGTCGCCTCGGACTCGTCCATCCCGCGCACGCCATTGGCGTGGTCGGTCGTCGGTCTCACGGCGTATCCCGTCGCGACGGCGATCGCGTACTTCTCGCCGTTCGCCGGCGTCGCGCTCTTCACGCTGCTCGCGATCTTCTATATGCTGCCGAGCAACGTGTCGTCGGCCGCCTTCAGGCCGGAGTAG
- a CDS encoding kelch repeat-containing protein: protein MKRFLFALAAAAVVSAGVPAFGAPTGWGETATMGWTKYAMVAVNVGHRIYLIGDRDTLHVYDITTNSWSTGKAPPLNQYGPAVALGGKIYLLGGVTGTRATGNCTVYDPTADAWTSIASLPSARGAGAAAVLNGKIHLVGGRAYQGATLVDTNDQQIYDPVANAWHAGVAMPTSRDGLSLVADPSSGKLYAIGGWNGQSMNPSTANEIYNSATHTWTKGAPMPTGRFSAGAAILKGKIYVLGGSTNNVMYSVVEAYNLSTGAWSQRMSLPAARPLESAVVVNGVLYATGGNVCQGSACYGTDRFWTLTPTP from the coding sequence GTGAAGCGTTTCTTGTTCGCGCTGGCGGCCGCCGCCGTCGTGTCGGCAGGCGTGCCGGCGTTCGGCGCCCCGACGGGCTGGGGCGAGACGGCGACGATGGGCTGGACGAAATACGCGATGGTCGCGGTCAACGTCGGGCACCGCATCTACTTGATCGGCGACCGAGATACCCTGCACGTCTACGACATCACGACGAACAGCTGGTCCACCGGGAAAGCGCCGCCGCTCAATCAATACGGCCCCGCTGTCGCGCTCGGCGGCAAGATCTATCTGCTCGGCGGCGTGACCGGCACAAGAGCCACCGGCAACTGCACCGTCTACGATCCCACGGCCGACGCCTGGACGAGCATCGCCTCGCTGCCTTCGGCGCGCGGCGCCGGAGCAGCGGCGGTCCTCAACGGCAAGATCCATCTCGTCGGAGGCCGCGCCTATCAAGGCGCGACACTCGTCGACACAAACGACCAGCAGATCTACGATCCGGTCGCAAACGCATGGCACGCCGGCGTCGCGATGCCCACGTCGCGCGACGGACTTTCGCTCGTCGCCGATCCTAGCTCGGGCAAACTGTACGCGATCGGCGGATGGAACGGCCAGAGCATGAATCCGTCTACCGCCAACGAGATCTACAATTCGGCCACGCATACGTGGACGAAAGGCGCGCCCATGCCGACCGGCCGGTTCTCCGCCGGAGCCGCGATACTGAAGGGGAAGATCTATGTGCTCGGCGGGAGCACGAACAACGTCATGTACTCCGTGGTCGAAGCGTACAATCTATCCACTGGAGCGTGGTCGCAGCGCATGTCGCTGCCGGCGGCGCGGCCGCTCGAGAGCGCCGTCGTGGTCAACGGCGTGCTATACGCGACCGGCGGCAACGTGTGCCAAGGCTCCGCATGTTACGGCACCGACCGTTTCTGGACGCTGACGCCGACACCCTGA
- a CDS encoding VOC family protein, with translation MATATAAVITGIDVHCYLVKDPKRAIKFYRDVVGLPLTRELGGNGAEFELADGSTFGLWRMDDGSWFESHGVMFAVDDIRRALASYRKRGGSVLGDLIDNDHCLMAICQDSEGNGFILHQFKRQNAA, from the coding sequence ATGGCGACCGCTACCGCGGCAGTGATCACCGGTATCGACGTGCACTGCTACCTGGTCAAAGATCCCAAACGCGCCATCAAGTTCTACCGCGACGTCGTCGGCCTTCCGCTCACGCGCGAGCTCGGCGGCAATGGCGCGGAGTTTGAGCTGGCCGACGGCTCGACATTCGGCCTATGGCGCATGGACGACGGCTCATGGTTCGAGAGCCACGGCGTGATGTTCGCGGTGGACGACATCCGCAGAGCGCTCGCGAGCTATCGCAAGCGCGGGGGCAGCGTGCTGGGCGATCTCATCGACAACGACCATTGCCTTATGGCGATCTGCCAAGACAGCGAAGGCAACGGCTTCATCCTGCACCAGTTCAAGCGCCAGAACGCCGCGTAG
- a CDS encoding DUF5069 domain-containing protein, with product MDLTTTYPRSPREKMRGIVSLARTIDKARARNAGKLGEYDYDCPHDRPLFEFLGTDGEEFARKVRELDSDDEIGQWVSRRLADKTPAQIAQFNENRTQWHPEPGEHSYDYFTQLRDQTAPGRNDIVTWFDLLDADEKRPVTAPTKLKQRT from the coding sequence ATGGATCTCACCACAACGTATCCCCGCAGCCCTAGGGAGAAAATGCGCGGCATCGTGTCGCTGGCGCGCACGATCGACAAGGCGCGTGCGCGCAACGCGGGCAAGCTCGGCGAGTACGACTATGACTGTCCGCACGATCGCCCGCTGTTCGAGTTTCTCGGCACCGACGGTGAAGAATTCGCCCGCAAGGTGCGCGAGCTTGACAGCGACGACGAGATAGGCCAGTGGGTCTCGCGCCGTCTTGCGGACAAGACGCCGGCCCAGATCGCGCAGTTCAACGAGAATCGCACGCAATGGCATCCGGAGCCTGGCGAGCATAGCTATGACTACTTCACACAGCTGCGGGATCAGACCGCGCCCGGTCGCAACGACATCGTCACCTGGTTCGACCTGCTCGACGCAGATGAAAAGCGGCCCGTGACCGCGCCGACCAAGCTGAAACAGCGGACGTAG
- a CDS encoding cytochrome c: MQHFSVRPVAFVIVAASILACGAQALRPHPAQAIPMFAKRTGASCELCHTVFPGMTTYGMMVMMSDFSALPYHAGENPGFVSVVLSEQYLSNPDGDPPPPKLFTDNLGLLSGGFVGPNFTYYLEQHIVDGGFVGGTDQLWVSYNQLFRGAGDLQVGKFHTPFPFMPAHRITISPYATTSYTVGSNDFNEDDSHWGVTLAQMQGTLMYSLSALGGNQLICQPGCAQLGGTNTNHSLDFSAMSMSDNPFNYGLGIIYNGFTPSTAGPIDRFDRSAVYLQYTPPGLRRLQFQALGQIGWDSNPNGDGAGIHTQGFFTEAQYDFTHGNWGVLRWDSQNGESPVAGLTLDLIHQFAPNFKLTVEGRALTTGTTMGVGLEWAGPWSRHNILPSPVLGSMPGMNMSGMDMSNMSNMPAMNAMAPSNGPSAPLSPLDTTLSHGDAVAGENLFKADNCAACHGAAGVGGGIGPKLAGSASQVSPNEMYERIKHPMPPMPDFKLSDGDIANLVAYVVTLTPGQTVAAEIAKAHAQTNAMSGMNMSGMNMKGMQMSMAQPPPVYPQDQPPQDAGGFAYYPGVETGDPVRGGRLFAQDCARCHAATGQGISGSGPAIDDMGAHFTPSHIAWHIHQHDAVSPPLQLSDKDVIDLTAFLETLGVK; encoded by the coding sequence GTGCAACATTTCTCTGTGCGGCCGGTCGCTTTCGTGATCGTCGCCGCCTCGATTCTAGCATGCGGCGCGCAGGCGCTGCGACCGCATCCCGCGCAGGCGATCCCGATGTTCGCCAAGCGGACCGGCGCCTCGTGCGAGCTGTGCCACACGGTCTTCCCCGGCATGACCACTTACGGCATGATGGTCATGATGTCGGACTTCTCGGCGCTCCCGTATCACGCGGGTGAGAACCCCGGATTCGTGTCGGTCGTGCTCTCCGAGCAGTACCTGTCGAACCCCGACGGCGACCCCCCGCCGCCCAAGCTCTTCACCGACAACCTAGGTCTGCTGTCCGGCGGATTCGTGGGCCCCAACTTCACCTACTACCTCGAGCAGCATATCGTCGACGGCGGATTCGTCGGCGGCACCGACCAGCTGTGGGTCTCCTACAACCAGCTCTTCCGGGGCGCGGGCGATCTGCAGGTCGGCAAGTTCCACACGCCGTTTCCATTCATGCCCGCGCATCGCATCACGATCTCACCGTATGCCACGACGAGCTATACGGTCGGCTCCAACGACTTCAACGAGGACGACAGCCATTGGGGCGTCACCCTGGCCCAGATGCAGGGAACGCTCATGTACAGTCTGTCCGCGCTGGGCGGCAATCAGCTCATCTGCCAGCCCGGCTGCGCGCAGTTGGGCGGCACGAACACCAACCACAGCCTCGATTTTTCGGCGATGAGCATGAGCGACAACCCGTTCAACTATGGCCTCGGCATCATCTACAACGGTTTCACGCCCTCGACGGCCGGCCCGATCGACCGCTTCGACCGGTCGGCCGTCTACCTGCAATACACGCCGCCCGGCCTGCGGCGTTTGCAATTCCAAGCACTGGGTCAGATCGGCTGGGATTCGAATCCGAACGGCGACGGCGCCGGCATCCACACCCAAGGCTTCTTCACCGAGGCGCAATACGATTTCACGCACGGCAACTGGGGCGTGCTGCGCTGGGACTCACAGAACGGCGAATCGCCGGTAGCCGGTTTGACGCTTGACTTGATCCATCAGTTCGCGCCGAATTTCAAGCTGACGGTCGAAGGACGCGCGTTGACGACCGGCACGACTATGGGCGTCGGCTTGGAATGGGCAGGTCCGTGGTCCCGTCACAACATCTTGCCCTCGCCGGTGCTGGGCTCGATGCCCGGCATGAACATGTCGGGCATGGACATGTCGAATATGAGCAACATGCCCGCCATGAACGCGATGGCACCGTCGAACGGCCCGAGCGCGCCATTGTCGCCGCTTGATACCACGCTCTCGCACGGCGACGCGGTCGCCGGCGAGAATCTCTTCAAAGCGGACAACTGCGCCGCGTGCCACGGAGCCGCCGGCGTAGGCGGCGGCATCGGCCCCAAGCTGGCCGGCAGCGCGAGTCAGGTGTCGCCCAATGAGATGTACGAACGCATCAAGCACCCGATGCCGCCGATGCCGGATTTCAAGTTGAGCGACGGCGACATCGCGAATCTCGTCGCCTACGTCGTGACGCTCACGCCGGGGCAGACAGTCGCCGCGGAGATCGCGAAAGCGCACGCCCAAACGAACGCGATGTCCGGGATGAACATGAGCGGCATGAACATGAAGGGCATGCAGATGTCCATGGCCCAACCGCCGCCCGTCTATCCGCAGGACCAGCCGCCGCAGGACGCCGGCGGGTTCGCATACTATCCGGGCGTCGAAACCGGCGATCCCGTACGCGGCGGCCGCCTGTTCGCGCAAGACTGCGCGCGCTGCCACGCGGCAACGGGCCAAGGCATCAGCGGGAGCGGCCCCGCCATCGACGATATGGGCGCACACTTCACGCCCAGCCACATCGCGTGGCACATCCATCAGCACGATGCGGTCAGTCCGCCGCTGCAGCTCAGCGACAAGGACGTCATCGATTTGACCGCGTTCCTCGAGACGTTAGGAGTCAAATGA
- a CDS encoding multicopper oxidase domain-containing protein: MISRRDVLRLTGAGAFALAASRASSAMAGAMPAHPAAAAAAASPELRRLTTADLRALPVLKPAGAIKRTGRTRTFTLVLGSTLIEPLPGHSVQTRGVNGISPGPVLRMTEGDDVEITVINRLAQDSTIHWHGVPVPFAMDGAAMFSQAPIKPGDQFVYRWIAPQAGTYMYHAHYNDIDQENVFGMIVVAPQDASREPHYDVDVPIAVTSVDWEPARNVEAQAVLANSMLMPAMAVDPKADPNPGMGDAMERMDMTEYWCFNGKTFPATDPIRVKQGDLVRVRFANITHMTHPMHLHGHWFRWIAQDGAPLPDPRPMNTIPVDPGRTVDIDFVANNPGVWPLHCHIVSHMVDNHDQMSGLVTAVVYEGFTLPTMMQQHQS; the protein is encoded by the coding sequence ATGATCTCGCGACGAGACGTGCTTAGACTTACCGGCGCGGGGGCGTTCGCGCTGGCTGCGTCGCGCGCGTCGTCAGCGATGGCAGGCGCGATGCCCGCGCATCCTGCGGCAGCCGCCGCGGCGGCGTCTCCCGAGCTGCGTCGCTTGACGACCGCCGATCTGCGCGCGTTGCCCGTGCTCAAACCGGCCGGCGCGATCAAACGGACTGGTCGCACGCGCACGTTCACGCTCGTGCTCGGCTCGACGTTGATCGAGCCGCTGCCGGGCCACAGCGTTCAGACGCGCGGCGTCAACGGCATCTCGCCCGGCCCGGTGCTGCGCATGACCGAAGGCGACGACGTCGAGATCACCGTGATCAATCGGCTCGCGCAGGATTCGACCATCCACTGGCACGGCGTGCCCGTGCCGTTTGCGATGGACGGGGCAGCGATGTTCTCCCAGGCGCCGATCAAACCGGGCGACCAGTTCGTCTACCGTTGGATCGCGCCGCAAGCGGGCACGTACATGTATCACGCGCACTATAACGACATAGACCAAGAAAACGTGTTCGGCATGATCGTGGTCGCGCCGCAGGATGCTTCGCGCGAGCCGCACTACGACGTCGACGTGCCGATCGCGGTGACGTCGGTGGATTGGGAACCGGCGCGCAACGTCGAGGCACAGGCCGTGCTGGCCAACTCGATGCTGATGCCGGCCATGGCAGTGGACCCGAAGGCCGATCCGAATCCGGGCATGGGCGACGCGATGGAACGCATGGACATGACCGAATACTGGTGCTTCAACGGCAAGACGTTTCCGGCGACCGATCCGATCCGCGTCAAACAAGGCGATCTGGTCCGCGTGCGTTTCGCGAACATCACGCACATGACGCATCCGATGCACCTGCACGGCCATTGGTTCCGCTGGATCGCGCAAGACGGAGCCCCGCTGCCCGATCCGCGCCCCATGAACACCATCCCCGTCGACCCCGGCCGGACGGTTGATATCGACTTCGTCGCCAACAACCCGGGCGTGTGGCCGCTGCATTGCCACATCGTCTCGCACATGGTCGACAATCACGATCAGATGAGCGGTTTGGTCACCGCGGTCGTCTACGAGGGATTCACGCTGCCCACGATGATGCAGCAGCACCAGTCGTAA
- a CDS encoding GNAT family N-acetyltransferase yields the protein MRPSLQERDRGSIRPIHGADLAHCRTVFENTTSEDRYCRFFQFKDDLGDEELRRFVEFGDEVIGLLAFEGAEPVGMAHAWIDEFGAAELGIIVSRTARRRGVGRNLIQTVIEQLVERNALELFAYALGENAAFDALARRIGMARMDVDGGVVTFRLTL from the coding sequence ATGAGACCATCACTGCAAGAACGGGACCGCGGCTCCATCCGACCCATCCACGGCGCAGACTTGGCGCATTGCCGCACCGTGTTCGAGAACACGACGAGTGAGGACCGCTATTGCCGGTTCTTCCAATTCAAGGACGACCTGGGCGACGAGGAGCTGCGCCGCTTCGTCGAATTCGGCGATGAGGTCATCGGCCTGCTTGCCTTTGAGGGCGCCGAGCCGGTCGGTATGGCGCACGCCTGGATCGACGAGTTCGGTGCCGCCGAACTGGGCATCATCGTGTCGCGCACCGCGCGAAGGCGCGGGGTCGGCCGCAACCTGATCCAGACGGTGATCGAGCAACTTGTCGAGCGCAATGCGCTCGAGCTATTCGCCTACGCCCTCGGTGAGAACGCCGCGTTTGACGCTTTGGCGCGGCGCATCGGCATGGCGCGCATGGACGTCGACGGCGGCGTGGTCACCTTTCGCTTGACGCTCTAG
- a CDS encoding glycosyltransferase: MSSTIRTQPIKRSDSAPKFSIVVPARDEERWIGACLEAIRRAAAPYPGLVETIVVLNRCSDRTAEIALAHGARTIEAAGKNLAVIRNAGARAATGDILITVDADSVMSPRTLSEAERHLASGRYIGGGTMIQPERMSLGIAATGVIIAYLILRYRVSAGLFWLERSTFEALGGFDESLVSVEDVDLAIRLKAFGLARGKRFGTLWKAPITTSCRKFDHFGDWYLLKNLKLARDLLGGRDERAANLFFYDFPR; the protein is encoded by the coding sequence GTGTCAAGTACGATTCGAACACAGCCGATAAAGCGGTCGGATAGCGCTCCTAAGTTCTCGATCGTCGTCCCCGCTCGCGATGAAGAGCGTTGGATCGGCGCGTGTCTTGAGGCCATCCGCCGCGCGGCCGCGCCGTATCCGGGCCTGGTGGAGACCATCGTGGTCCTCAACCGCTGCAGCGATCGGACGGCGGAGATCGCGCTTGCGCACGGCGCGCGGACGATCGAAGCCGCGGGCAAGAATCTCGCTGTGATACGGAATGCGGGCGCGCGAGCGGCGACCGGCGACATCCTCATCACCGTCGATGCCGACTCCGTCATGTCGCCGCGCACCCTAAGCGAAGCGGAGCGCCATCTGGCCAGCGGCAGGTACATCGGCGGAGGCACGATGATCCAGCCCGAACGCATGTCGTTGGGCATCGCTGCGACGGGCGTGATCATCGCCTATCTGATCCTGCGTTATCGGGTCTCGGCCGGGCTGTTCTGGCTCGAGCGCTCGACGTTCGAAGCGCTTGGCGGATTCGACGAATCGCTCGTATCGGTCGAGGACGTCGACCTGGCGATCCGGCTCAAAGCGTTCGGCCTCGCGCGCGGCAAGCGCTTTGGCACGCTTTGGAAAGCGCCCATCACCACATCATGCCGCAAATTCGATCATTTCGGCGACTGGTATCTGCTCAAGAATCTCAAATTGGCCCGCGACCTGCTCGGCGGCCGCGACGAGCGCGCCGCCAATCTGTTCTTCTACGACTTTCCCCGCTGA